CTCTTTGATCTCGGAGAATAAAAGCTATAGAATAGTAGCCGTTGTTGATCAGATAAATAATACCTGGAACAATTAATAAAAGAATTCTAAAAAAGTAATTAATCCCAAATCTGATATTCAAGCCAATTAAAGGTAAAATACAAGACAATATTCGTCTAATTACAGCTTTAAGTTGAGGTCTTTCTCCAAGAACCGAGCCTTCTATGATGATAGCAGTAGCAGCAGTATAACTTGGTAGGATGACAATGGTATAAAACAGAAAAAATAAAAATGACAAAATTGAAAAAATAGGATTGGAGAAGGATACTCTAAAGCTACTAGAAATGATTACGATGCTTGAGAAAGGTAGGAAAATACAATAAAGGCTCAAAAATACCTTAAAATTCTTGAGATATAAATCAAAACCGATTGAGATTAATTCAAGTAATCCAAGCTTTCTACTTTGAAGTTCAGAAAGGGTACTCATAGATTAAATTTTATTACTTATTTCTTCCATATAAATCTACTAAATACCACATTCTATTCAGCATTAATAGTACCTCTTAGGGTACTATTGAATAAGTATTATGAACTTTTTATAACGAAAAACAATAAATATATTTGATGTCAAAAGCTCATTTGAAATTCACTTTGTGCAATGATACCGCCACTCGGAAGCCGATTGTAAGTACTTTGTTGTCAGGAGGAATACCGTTACGATAGGCAGAACGACATATACCCGGTTCATTGATCCAGGAACCACCCCGAATAACTCTAGGTGAAGCCCGGTTGTTAGTAATTCGGATACTTCCATTTGCTGGTACATTTGTGTAATCGTCGTACCAGTGATCGGCACACCATTCCCAGACGTTGCCATGCATTTCATCTAGCCCAAAAGCATTGGCTGCAATATAAGAACCGACTTCAGTAGTTTGTTTGCTCGATCGCCCTTTCGGGCCAGAACGATATCTTTTACTTCCGTCATAATTGGCAAGTTGAGGAGAAATCGTTTCGCCAAAGTAAAATGGGGTTTCTGTCCCTGCTCGACAAGCATATTCCCACTCGGCTTCGCTGGGTAAACGATAAGGTTTCCCAGTCTGTAATTGCAAGCGTTCGCAAAACTCGATCGCTTCAAACCAGGTAATATGTTCCACAGGTAGACGATCGCCTTTAAAGTCGGAGGGGTCAGAATTGAGTTCAATCCTGACTTTGGTAGTCTTGGCAATTGCCAGCCACTGGGCTTGTGTCACTGGAAAACGGCTTAAAAAGAAAGACTCAACGATGACTGGATGTTGAGGGCGTTCGCGATAGTCTCCCTCCTTATTTGCAGTGCCCATCCAGCAGTTACCCTGTGGTATACGCACCATTTCTAGATTAACTTGTCCGTCTAATCGCTCGTCAAACAGGGTTCCTTGTTGTTCGTGTCGCTCGATTATCCAGCGTGAACCCATCCGCATAAATCGGGGTTGGCGAATCAGTTTCGCTGTCTCAAATTTAAATGACTTTAGTGAGATAGCTCTGGATGCAATCGGGTTGATCTGCCAATTAGAGTTTTGGAACTCAGGAACGGGTAAAGTTACTCCTGCAACGACAATTTGATTATTATAGGCTGGCAAAGATTTGAGGGTTGATTCTGCTTCGATATGATTGCCACGAGCCAGTTGACGCATCCCCTGAAGATATGCTAATAGGGAGTCAAAATTAACTTGACGTAAAGGAGTAGCGATCGCTTCTGTTAATGATGTCAGCCGCAGCCATTCTGTTTTTTCACTGAGGTTTAATTCGTTAAGCTTGTTAGCTAAATCATGGGCGACAGCTTCAGGATAGACATAAGCAAGTGCCGTCCAACGTTGAGCTTGGGCGAGAGTTTGTGTAGACGATTTAGAATTATTTAATTCTCGCTGTACATAGGATAGTAAAAAATGGGCTAATTCCTCAACCCGCTTCTGACCGAAGCTAGGATGATGAATCATTTGCTCTAGTAGATAATTGCGTAAATCTGCATTCATTTCATATAGCTCATGTCCTACCTCTTGGCAGAGTGGAGAGAGTAGCAAATCGGCTACTGCAATCCAGGGCACTTTCAAGTCCTGCTTTTCGATGTCCATCGGAAAATTTGCCCAGAGACAGTAGGTTAAATGGGGCGTGAGAGCAATGGGCAAGGCAGCATGATAGGCTAAATATAGGTGGGCTTCGGTAAATCGTCTCTGAAATGATGCGATCGCCTGTTCAATTTGCTCAGAGGGGGTTTCAGTCAACAAAACACTAGGATTTGTCATCTTAGCGTACCTCTTTCAAAGGTTGATGCCGTCCTCGTAAGATATCGATCGCGCTGTAAAATTCCTGACGATTTACCTCAAACATGGGAACTAAAGCCGCAATATCATGGGCAGTTGTAGTTTTCCAGCGATCGCGAGGAACCGGATTAAGCCAAGTAGTGTAACGTACATACTGCCCTAGCTCTTTTAAAAAGAATTTTGTTAACCGCCGTCGCCTAGAACTAAATCCCCCCGCGCCGCGCCAGCATCGCTAAAAATTAAGCAAACTGTTCGAGATTTAGGCAAGTTTGATAAACAATCATCAATTGATTCTGCCTCTAAATGATAGCGATCGCGGTACAGGTAGTCATCTGGACAGTTATGAAAGTAGTAAACTCGAACCCGACTGAAACGCCCTCCACGCATTGCTGTATCTGCCAACTCTTGGGAAAGATGATGAAACGGAACCATCGAACCATCTCGATCGATTAACAGCAGAAGTTCTATGCGATTGGTACGTCGTGGAACTAACACCGGATTTAATAAAAGTCCGTGCTGGGCAACCTGTTGAATGGTGGCTTCCATATCTAGCTCGATGGGTGTCCCCTCACGACTAAACTGACGCAGATAACGCCACCCTTGCTTCATTTGTCGATGGGTGATAGGCAAATCCTTAATGATTAAGGGGAATTGGTTAAGTTCGTTATCCGATTGCCTGATTACTTTCGCAACTTGAATCTCGTCAGCCATTGTCCGAATCACTCCAGGAGACAGCATCGTTTTGGGTAAATTGGTGTAAGTCTCAGGAATGATCGCTTCATCTCTAGCAGCGGCTGTCTGTCGAATTTTCCACAGCCTCCAAACAAGAAAAATCAACATTATGGAAGTAACTGTAATCCATAGCAGTTCCAATTCATCAAAAAAGGGCTTCAGTCCAGCCCACATACCCCCATCATCATCTTGAATAGTTAAGATTGCTTCCCTTTGATTGCCAAGTTTGACACCACCTTCAGGGTCAGATAAAGATAAAGTAATAGGATAGTCAATTTCAGCGCGATCGTTGTTGATAATCGGAATTTGAATTATTTTTTTTCCTGCTTCGCCGTCCGCAAATTTAATGACTTTAGGAGTATCCTGAAGACGGTCTGATTCTGATAAATTCAATATTGCCCTGACTGCTCCATGACTACCCCCAGTGCGGATAATTTGGATTTTAGCTGTCTTTTCAGTTTCTTTAGCAGTGAATTGAGGAATAATAAAAGGAATACCATCAAAGGCTAAACTGCCAGCTAGTGATGGATCTGGTGTTTGAAAGATAAGATTTTTGAGGAAGAATCCGCTAGCGATCGCAACAGAGCAAGTTGCAAGTCCTAAAATTACCAAGCGTGCGATTCGAGCCGTTTGACGTTTCTCAAAAGTCGGTTGTGCTTTGAGAATTGTTGTTGAGCTAATATCCTCCATTTTACTTGCAAAAAAATCTTGTTCTAGTCGGTCTGGAATGATTTGGTCAAAATAATCTTGAAAAATTTCTTCTTCTCGCTGGGATTTTACCCAGAGGGCACTGCATAATTGGGCTAGTGCAGTGCGATCGCTAGTTCCAAAACCTGCATTCATAGATTCCAGCAGCAGATGATATTCTGCCAACCCCAAAGGAAAACCTGCTTTCCTTAAACAGGTGAATAGTTCTAATAATGCTGGATCATTCACGATCGCTAGTTAACCTCAAATAATTGATATGGGCATCCCAACTTTTGAGTAATACTTCTAAGTAAGGTAGTTGGGCTTCACCCGACAACTTATTTAATACATCTTGTAATGAATCTCGCTTTAGAGCCTTAATCCAATCGAGCAATTCACTCGTACTCACATTCTTACTGAATTTACCAGTTTCACCCTCCATAGATTCCCGTAATTTCATAAAACGGGAAACAGCTGTATTTGTCAGTTCATCTGCAATTCCAGGAAATCTATATTTGACAATTTGTACAATTTGTTCATAGTTGGGAAAATGAACGTAATAGAATAAACACCGCCGCAAAAAGGCATCAGGTAAATCTTTCTCGTCGTTACTAGTGATAAAAACGATTGGTGAATTGACTGCTTTAATCTCCTTTTCTTTCCCATTTTCTCGCACCTCTTCAATCTGAATCAGTTGCTCGTCGAGTTCTAGCAATAAATCATTGGGAAAATCGATATCGGCTTTGTCAATCTCATCAATTAAAACTACCGTCCGTTGGGGATTAATAAAAGCTCGACCTAATGCTCCCAAACGAATATAAGATGTTGGATCGTCAAAGCGTTTCTTTTCTTCTGTGGTTAAAGAACCAGATGCCGCTAATTGAGCATCACGTAGCCGTCCAATGGTATCATAAACGTACAAACCATCTTTAGCTCGACTGGTTGATTTTACATACCAAGCCTCAAAATCTAGTCCTAACTCATAAGCAACTGCAAGAGCTAGTTGAGTTTTGCCACATCCAGGTTCTCCTTTGAGTAATAATGGACGACCTAAGTAAATCGCTAGATTCACAACATC
This Nostoc sp. KVJ3 DNA region includes the following protein-coding sequences:
- a CDS encoding AAA family ATPase; this translates as MVTSLNIEPLKYTGTKQPKPGDSYKSRLIYPYLPSQKLVDVVNLAIYLGRPLLLKGEPGCGKTQLALAVAYELGLDFEAWYVKSTSRAKDGLYVYDTIGRLRDAQLAASGSLTTEEKKRFDDPTSYIRLGALGRAFINPQRTVVLIDEIDKADIDFPNDLLLELDEQLIQIEEVRENGKEKEIKAVNSPIVFITSNDEKDLPDAFLRRCLFYYVHFPNYEQIVQIVKYRFPGIADELTNTAVSRFMKLRESMEGETGKFSKNVSTSELLDWIKALKRDSLQDVLNKLSGEAQLPYLEVLLKSWDAHINYLRLTSDRE
- a CDS encoding formylglycine-generating enzyme family protein, which codes for MTNPSVLLTETPSEQIEQAIASFQRRFTEAHLYLAYHAALPIALTPHLTYCLWANFPMDIEKQDLKVPWIAVADLLLSPLCQEVGHELYEMNADLRNYLLEQMIHHPSFGQKRVEELAHFLLSYVQRELNNSKSSTQTLAQAQRWTALAYVYPEAVAHDLANKLNELNLSEKTEWLRLTSLTEAIATPLRQVNFDSLLAYLQGMRQLARGNHIEAESTLKSLPAYNNQIVVAGVTLPVPEFQNSNWQINPIASRAISLKSFKFETAKLIRQPRFMRMGSRWIIERHEQQGTLFDERLDGQVNLEMVRIPQGNCWMGTANKEGDYRERPQHPVIVESFFLSRFPVTQAQWLAIAKTTKVRIELNSDPSDFKGDRLPVEHITWFEAIEFCERLQLQTGKPYRLPSEAEWEYACRAGTETPFYFGETISPQLANYDGSKRYRSGPKGRSSKQTTEVGSYIAANAFGLDEMHGNVWEWCADHWYDDYTNVPANGSIRITNNRASPRVIRGGSWINEPGICRSAYRNGIPPDNKVLTIGFRVAVSLHKVNFK